A stretch of the Mycobacteroides immunogenum genome encodes the following:
- a CDS encoding FtsB family cell division protein — protein MAEPRRRPASGRSRGPAPAARKRAPVKRPAQKVVRGPARSGPAAPAKEAKSGGTSSAVAASIERSAEHQSEQRLGSTARRAAVLAAVVCALTLTVAGPVRTYFSQQAEKSQLAAAEAQLRDQIASLEDKKRRLADPAYIAAQARERLGFVMPGEVPFQVQLPNTPVDAKPQSQGPVDNGNPWYTNLWHNIADSPTAIPTAPPDVPPAPPAPRP, from the coding sequence ATGGCGGAACCCAGGCGCCGCCCCGCGTCCGGTAGGTCGCGGGGACCAGCCCCGGCCGCGCGTAAGCGGGCGCCGGTCAAGCGCCCGGCGCAGAAGGTGGTCCGGGGTCCGGCGCGTAGCGGTCCGGCGGCACCGGCCAAGGAGGCGAAGTCCGGCGGAACGTCCAGCGCGGTAGCGGCATCGATCGAACGCAGTGCCGAGCACCAATCAGAGCAGCGGTTGGGGTCAACCGCGCGGCGCGCGGCAGTGCTGGCGGCGGTGGTGTGTGCACTGACGCTGACGGTGGCTGGCCCGGTGCGTACGTACTTCTCCCAGCAGGCCGAGAAGAGTCAGCTCGCCGCCGCGGAAGCCCAACTGCGCGATCAGATTGCCTCACTCGAGGACAAGAAGCGCCGGCTGGCCGACCCGGCCTACATCGCCGCGCAGGCGCGTGAGCGGTTGGGCTTCGTGATGCCCGGTGAGGTGCCCTTCCAGGTACAGCTGCCGAACACGCCCGTCGACGCCAAGCCGCAGAGTCAGGGGCCGGTGGACAACGGCAATCCCTGGTACACAAACCTGTGGCACAACATCGCGGACTCGCCGACGGCTATACCTACCGCACCGCCCGACGTTCCGCCCGCCCCCCCGGCGCCACGCCCGTGA